gagcctgggaggtcgaggggCGCAGAGTGGGGCCGGACCGGGGGCGTTTTTAGGGATCCCAGTAGTTCTCGTGGTGCTGCGCGGCGATGATGATGACTACGGTGAGGATGGTACAAAGCACCATGGCCGCGATGCCCACGGCCAGGGAGATGAAGGAGAAGTTCCGGGCCTCGCGTGAAGCGATCTCGGCCGACACCATGTCTCCGCGGGCCAAGGCCGTGCGCACCTAAGGCGgagggatgggggaaggaggTCAAAGAGCTGCGGCCTCGTTCTAACGTCTCAGCCTTTCTCTAAGATGGCCCCAGAACGCCCAGAACTCCCTGCCTCCGTCCCCAAACCGAGTATGCCCCTGCCCCTTACCTGCACTGCCTTGAAGATGGCAATGATGCCAGTAGGCCAGAAGCAACAGATGGTGGTCAGCACCGCGATGGGCATGTAGTCGTGTGGCGGGCGCCTCGGCTCCAGCAGGGCCAGCCCTGGGCCCTGGGGCGGCGGGGGGAGAGTGGAGGTCACTCCTGTCCCCCCCGGGGTCCCGCCTGCATATGGCTGTGGAAGGAAAGTTGGGGGGAAGGGGCATCACTCCGACCCTCTCCCAGCCTACCAGCGTTGGGCGGCTGGCAGAGTGGCTTTAAAAGCACAATTTTTCCTATGGCTTCTCAACATAAAGCACCCACTACCCTTCCAGGACACCCATAAATTCCACCTaagcccctctcctcccttccttgctTCATTAACCACCACATTCTTGGGCTTTCTACATTCTCTCCCGCAAGGTATGGTCCCACTGGGGCTGTCCTGGCCTCACATCAGACCTTGTTTCTTCCCTCCAGACACCTACCAGGCGTCCCCTACCCACTTAGTCCCACGCTTCTCCCACATCCCTCTTGGTTCCCAGCTGCCATTTTCCCCCCGCCAGGCGGTTTCCTACTTTCAGACCTCCTCTGAACCTCTAGGCTCCGATCCCTTTCCCAGGCCCTGACTTTGGGCACCAGTAGACTCCTACTCCTGGGTCTCTCCCTAGtccctcctgtctcaggctcccttCTTTCTAGGACTTGTGCCGGGAACATTACCTATTTCCTGCCCTTGTTCCTCTATCCTACCAGCCCCCTGCGTATCCCCAATTTCAAGTCCTGTATCGCGCCCCCCTCTTTCCCATGCCCCTGTCTGCCCGGCACTCACCGTGCCCACCGGGTAGACCGGCACATAAGCAGTGCAGGGCTGCAGTTGCAGGGGGTATCCGGGTGCTACGTAGCCCCCCAGCGGCAGCGTGCCCACAGTCCCCGCGTGCGTGGGCACCACGAAGCCAGGGGCTTGGGCAGTCTGGGCTGGCgccggcgggggcggggcggcggcAGCGGGCGGCGGCGGGGGAAGTGGGCCCTCGAAGCGAGTCTCCTGCAGGTAAGGGTCGGGTGGCATGCGGGGCAAGGTAGCGCAGCCGGGTGGGGGTGCCCCGGCAGCAGGGCCGGGAGGGGCGTGGTGGGGGGGTCTCGGCAGCGTGGCAGAGGAGGAGGGACCACGCTGAGCGGTGGCCGCGGAAGAGGCCAGG
Above is a genomic segment from Piliocolobus tephrosceles isolate RC106 chromosome 5, ASM277652v3, whole genome shotgun sequence containing:
- the PRRT1 gene encoding proline-rich transmembrane protein 1 isoform X1, which produces MSSEKSGLPDSVPHTSPPPYNAPQPPAEPPAPPPQAAPSSHHHHHHHYHQSGTATLPRLGAGGLASSAATAQRGPSSSATLPRPPHHAPPGPAAGAPPPGCATLPRMPPDPYLQETRFEGPLPPPPPAAAAPPPPAPAQTAQAPGFVVPTHAGTVGTLPLGGYVAPGYPLQLQPCTAYVPVYPVGTPYAGGTPGGTGVTSTLPPPPQGPGLALLEPRRPPHDYMPIAVLTTICCFWPTGIIAIFKAVQVRTALARGDMVSAEIASREARNFSFISLAVGIAAMVLCTILTVVIIIAAQHHENYWDP
- the PRRT1 gene encoding proline-rich transmembrane protein 1 isoform X3, which produces MVMKKTQKKQRRVVTSKLDWKEEGAGADGLDSAPLLPLKLEMVSHLSLSMCISHYLSPSLTGCFPLPLLNSSLCHLSPYRLLHSPPPGLPDSVPHTSPPPYNAPQPPAEPPAPPPQAAPSSHHHHHHHYHQSGTATLPRLGAGGLASSAATAQRGPSSSATLPRPPHHAPPGPAAGAPPPGCATLPRMPPDPYLQETRFEGPLPPPPPAAAAPPPPAPAQTAQAPGFVVPTHAGTVGTLPLGGYVAPGYPLQLQPCTAYVPVYPVGTPYAGGTPGGTGVTSTLPPPPQGPGLALLEPRRPPHDYMPIAVLTTICCFWPTGIIAIFKAVQVRTALARGDMVSAEIASREARNFSFISLAVGIAAMVLCTILTVVIIIAAQHHENYWDP
- the PRRT1 gene encoding proline-rich transmembrane protein 1 isoform X2, with the protein product MPGTQTPAPVKDPHSGCRDPVPARPQACHPKSQETRFEGPLPPPPPAAAAPPPPAPAQTAQAPGFVVPTHAGTVGTLPLGGYVAPGYPLQLQPCTAYVPVYPVGTPYAGGTPGGTGVTSTLPPPPQGPGLALLEPRRPPHDYMPIAVLTTICCFWPTGIIAIFKAVQVRTALARGDMVSAEIASREARNFSFISLAVGIAAMVLCTILTVVIIIAAQHHENYWDP